GTCATGCGAGATGATCGAAAAAAGTCTATCCTTGGATTTATTGATCTTTTCAAGTTCCATCTGTTCTTCATGGATTTTGTCCTTTATCCCTACTATACTTAAAAAGTATTTTTTGATCATTGACATTCCTAAAAACATCATGATAGAAATCATTAGTCCGGCAATTTCACTAGATAAGATAAAATTCTGCGAGTCGCAGTGAAGGGCAATAAAGGATAATACGCGTCTATAAACCATAAATAAGTTCGCCAGAGAGATCAAAATCCAACCCATCCTGCGGCCTGTTACCTTGATCAGATGAAGAGCAAGTATCCCGGCAGAAAGCTGAAATAATACTGATAAACTCAGTATTAAGTAATGTGCGAAGCAATACATATAACCAGCCTACATTTTTTATTATTACAATCTATCTGAAAGACTTTAAATGTCAAATATAATGATTTTTTCTTTTTGAAGTTATTTTCTAAGATACCACTCAACCTGTTACCAGTTAAAATCTTGCGATTAGTAAAATATTATTGAGATTTTAACCAGAAAGCCTGATTTACCAAAAAGGAAATGATTGAGCTTCTGAAATGCTTTAAAATCAGTTAAATGCTTATAATTAAACATAATTAGCACTGACAGTTGCCCTAAGCCGGAACAACAAAGAACTATCTAACATTAAAACGTCACTACGTGCTTTGTTGCTTTTCCTTGAGATCACAATGTAAGTATCACATTGAAATCACTGATCAATCTTTTTTAATG
Above is a genomic segment from Candidatus Stygibacter australis containing:
- a CDS encoding histidine kinase dimerization/phospho-acceptor domain-containing protein, giving the protein MYCFAHYLILSLSVLFQLSAGILALHLIKVTGRRMGWILISLANLFMVYRRVLSFIALHCDSQNFILSSEIAGLMISIMMFLGMSMIKKYFLSIVGIKDKIHEEQMELEKINKSKDRLFSIISHDLKNPFNTILNFSHLLLRNYKQPIPEKAYDFIRRIHKSARCGYTLLENLLQWSRFQTGTIDLVLDKLNLNLLVEQNILLLTENANAKN